In one Alnus glutinosa chromosome 12, dhAlnGlut1.1, whole genome shotgun sequence genomic region, the following are encoded:
- the LOC133852317 gene encoding F-box/kelch-repeat protein SKIP30, whose product MSGLIEGLPDAVALMCLALVPFYLHPKLELVSRSWQAAIRSPELFKARQEIGATEDLLCVCAYDPENLWQLYDPLHDLWITLPVLPSKIRHLAHFGAVSAAGKLFVLGGGSDAVDPLTGDQDGSFATNEVWSYDPVTRQWSPRAPMLVPRSMFACCLLDGKIVVAGGFTSCRKSISQAEMYDPEKDVWIPIPDLHRTHNSACSGVVMGGKVHVLHKGLSTAQVLDNPGLGWTVEDSCWPQGPMAVVKGALYVMSHGIILKQDGNLRKVVVSASEFRRRIGFAMTGLGDEIYVIGGVLGPDQWNWDIEQMSDVDVLTVGSERPTWRQAAPMTRCCGTIFGCTQLRI is encoded by the coding sequence ATGTCTGGGCTGATTGAAGGTCTTCCTGACGCTGTTGCTCTTATGTGCCTTGCACTTGTCCCTTTCTACCTTCATCCTAAGTTGGAGCTCGTTTCACGTTCCTGGCAAGCTGCTATTCGTAGCCCTGAACTATTTAAAGCTCGGCAGGAGATAGGTGCAACAGAGGATCTGTTATGCGTGTGCGCTTATGACCCTGAAAATTTATGGCAGCTTTATGACCCTCTCCACGACCTTTGGATTACACTTCCAGTTCTCCCCTCCAAAATTAGGCACCTTGCCCACTTTGGTGCCGTCTCCGCTGCTGGAAAACTGTTTGTGCTTGGTGGTGGCAGTGACGCTGTTGACCCATTGACTGGTGACCAAGATGGGAGCTTTGCTACCAACGAGGTATGGTCATACGACCCTGTAACTCGGCAGTGGTCCCCTCGTGCACCTATGCTTGTACCTCGTTCTATGTTCGCATGCTGtcttttggatggaaaaatagtTGTTGCTGGTGGTTTCACCAGCTGCCGAAAATCAATTTCTCAAGCGGAAATGTATGATCCAGAGAAGGATGTGTGGATTCCAATACCTGATCTCCACCGCACCCACAATTCAGCATGTTCAGGGGTTGTGATGGGAGGAAAGGTGCACGTCTTGCACAAGGGGTTGTCGACGGCGCAAGTCTTGGATAATCCGGGGCTTGGATGGACGGTTGAGGATTCTTGCTGGCCCCAGGGTCCAATGGCAGTTGTTAAGGGTGCACTATACGTGATGAGTCATGGAATCATTTTGAAACAGGATGGGAACTTGAGGAAGGTGGTGGTTTCAGCATCTGAATTTCGTAGGAGGATTGGGTTTGCAATGACTGGGCTCGGAGACGAGATTTATGTTATTGGTGGAGTTCTTGGTCCTGACCAGTGGAACTGGGACATTGAACAAATGTCTGATGTTGATGTTCTGACAGTTGGGAGTGAGAGACCAACTTGGCGCCAGGCAGCTCCCATGACAAGATGCTGTGGAACTATTTTTGGGTGTACACAGCTAAGAATTTAG